One window of the Carassius auratus strain Wakin chromosome 20, ASM336829v1, whole genome shotgun sequence genome contains the following:
- the otofa gene encoding otoferlin isoform X4 gives MALVVYLKTVTELRGKGDRIAKVTFRGLSFFSRVLENCEDEARFEQAFRWPIGSQVDGDEMLEIQVFNYSKVFTNRLIGTFRMVLQKVVEEGHLEVSDTLIDDNNSAIRTSISIEIKYQTMDGSVKVWSDGEFLDIPDDCDGTFQFETDSLLSGRSQSSGTSPGRSIHGIPTFRKTGKGVFSAMKLGKTRISKDDHKKGDDAAILDAEDLDRKTMRLGGGLDPDTISLASVTAVTTNVSNKRSKPDIKMEPSSGRLVDYQISVTVIEARQLVGLNMDPVVCVEIGEEKKYTSMKESTNCPYYNEYFVFDFHVPPDVMFDKILKISVIHSKNLLRSGTLVGTFKLDVGTVYSQAEHQFHHKWAMLSDPDDITAGCKGYVKCDIAVVGKGDNIKTPHKANETDEDDIEGNLLLPEGVPSERQWARFYVKIYRAEGLPKMNTSIMANVKKAFIGENRDLVDPYVLVQFAGQKGKTSVQKSSYEPIWNEQVIFTEMFPPLCRRLKVQIRDSDKVNDVAIGTHFIDLRKIANDGDKGFLPTMGPAWVNMYGSTRNYTLMDEHQDLNEGLGEGVSFRARLLISIAVEILDTSSAEIMSSTEVQIEPVSNMSESATGKMEEFFLFGSFLEATMIDRKIGDKAISFEVTIGNYGNQIDGVSKPASAKKKKEGGGESEEEETELIHNSSDEEGEDDGDLTSVPSTPPMKPVITDRNYFHLPYFEKKPCIYIKSWWQDQRRRLYNSNIMDKIADKLEEGLNDVQEIIKTEKAYPERRLRGVLEELSTSCSRFVTLANKDQNLSGRTKLDKERLKSCMRELESMAQQAKTIRSQVKRNTVRDKLKLVLNFLHRLRFLADEPQHSIPDVFIWMISNNKRIAYARIPSKDILYSIVDEEMGKDCGKVKAVFLRLPGKKGFGPAGWTVQAKLEMYLWLGLNKQRRDFLSGLPSGYEENKATKGTGIQAVPPISLVYNMKQVFQLRAHMYQARSLFAADTSGLSDPFARVFFSTHSQVTEVLSETLCPTWDQLLVFDNVELYGEAGELRDDPPIIVIELYDQDTVGKAEFIGRTFAKPLTKMVDEHYGPPRFPPQLEYYQIYRGNCAAGDLLAAFELLQIPYDDEEIRRALIAVHDFAVPQIKIGPAGRAALPPIDGPTDSDRGPILPVPLGIRPVLSRYRIEVLFWGLRDLKRINLAQVDRPRVDIECAGKGVQSALIQNYKKNPNFSTLVKWFEVDLPENELLHPPLNIRVVDCRAFGRYTLVGSHAVTSLRKFIYSPPDKTANNWAHTARLANGYMALTNGTSHSRPHSRPISHPSGEIVVNMDPEPHIKKMDTVVKMDATTDAVVKVDLNEDEKEKEKKKKKKKKGEEVDEEEPDESMLDWWSKYFASIETMMENLRAQEAALAEAEEREDLEIAAESAEIKADDFPMKGTKPKEKSKDKKSSKDKKKNHDGTDKRPPKPKVDELMVYNKELESEFGSFEDWLHTFNLFRGKAGDDIDHNVVDDDRIVGRFKGSLCMYKLPLSEEIIRDAGFDPNMGMFQSIPHNDPINVLIRIYIIRATDLHPADINGKADPYIVIRLGKSEIRDKENYISKQLNPVFGKSFDIEATFPMESMLTVAVYDWDLVGTDDLIGETKIDLENRYYSKHRATCGIASNYSVHGYNVWRDPQKPTQILAKLCKEAKLDGPNYGPGGKVKVANRIFLGPTEIEDESGLKKQTEEHLALTVLRHWEEIPRVGCKLIPEHVETRPLLNPDKPGIEQGRIEMWVDMFPMDVPAPGPAIDISPRKPKRYELRVIIWNTDEVILEDDDYFTGEKSSDIFVRGWLKGQQEDKQDTDVHYHSLTGEGNFNWRFVFPFDYLMAEEKIVISKKESMFSWDETEYKIPARLTLQVWDADHFSADDFLGAIELDLNKFPRGAKTAKQCSLNMVLKEHELPTISIFKQKRVKGWWPFVARDENDEFELTGKVEAELHLLTAEEAEKNPVGLGRNEPEPLEKPNRPDTSLMWFMNPLRSIRYFIWHNYRWLILKALALLLLLLLVGLFLYSIPGYLVKKLLGA, from the exons GACAGGAAAAGGAGTGTTTTCAGCCATGAAACTGGGAAAGACACGCATCTCTAAAGATGACCACAAAAAAGGAG ATGACGCTGCCATTTTGGATGCAGAAGATCTTGATCGAAAGACCATGCGTCTGGGCGGTGGGCTCGACCCTGATACCATCTCACTGGCCTCTGTCACTGCAGTAACCACGAACGTCTCCAACAAAAG ATCAAAGCCTGACATTAAGATGGAGCCCAGTTCAGGGCGTCTTGTGGATTATCAG ATCAGCGTAACAGTAATCGAGGCCCGTCAGTTGGTTGGTTTGAACATGGATCCTGTGGTTTGTGTGGAAATTGGCGAGGAGAAGAAGTATACATCGATGAAGGAGTCCACAAACTGCCCCTACTACAATGAG TACTTTGTCTTTGACTTCCATGTGCCTCCAGATGTCATGTTTGACAAGATCCTGAAGATTTCG GTTATACATTCTAAAAACCTTCTACGAAGCGGTACTCTGGTGGGCACCTTCAAACTAGATGTGGGAACTGTTTACTCACAAGCTG AGCATCAGTTCCACCACAAATGGGCAATGCTGTCGGACCCTGATGACATCACAGCCGGCTGCAAAGGTTACGTTAAGTGTGACATTGCAGTCGTAGGAAAAGGAGACAACATCAAGACACCGCACAAGGCCAATGAAACAGATGAGGATGACATAGAGGG GAATCTTCTTTTGCCGGAGGGTGTTCCATCAGAGAGACAATGGGCTCGGTTTTATGTTAAGATTTACAGAGCTGAGGGACTACCAAAAATGAACACCAGCATCATGGCCAATGTGAAAAAAGCATTTATCGGGGAGAACAGGGATCTTGTGGACCCTTATGTCCTGGTGCAATTTGCAGGGCAGAAG GGTAAAACGTCAGTTCAGAAGAGCAGCTACGAGCCCATCTGGAATGAGCAAGTAATCTTCACCGAGATGTTCCCACCTTTGTGTAGGCGACTGAAAGTTCAGATCCGTGATTCAGACAAGGTGAATGATGTTGCCATAGGAACCCATTTCATTGATCTACGAAAGATCGCAAACGATGGAGACAAAG GGTTCCTACCTACTATGGGCCCAGCCTGGGTGAATATGTATGGTTCTACCCGTAACTACACCCTGATGGATGAGCACCAGGACCTAAATGAGGGGCTGGGGGAAGGTGTGTCTTTTAGGGCACGCCTCCTCATTAGTATCGCAGTGGAGATCCTGGACACCTCCTCTGCAGAAATAATGAGCTCTACTGAGGTACAAATAGAGCCGGTGTCCAACATGTCAGAG AGTGCCACGGGGAAGATGGAGGAATTTTTCCTTTTTGGATCGTTCTTGGAGGCCACAATGATAGACAGAAAAATTGGAGATAAAGCCATCAGCTTTGAAGTCACTATCG GTAACTATGGTAACCAGATTGATGGAGTGAGCAAGCCTGCATCagcaaagaagaagaaagaggGTGGAGGGGAGAGTGAAGAAGAGGAGACTGAGCTCATCCATAACTCCAGCGATGAAGAGGGAGAGGATGATGGAGATTTGACATCTGTGCCGTCCACCCCTCCTATGAAACCAGTTATAACTGACAG GAATTACTTCCACTTGCCTTACTTTGAAAAGAAACCCTGCATTTACATCAAGAGCTGGTGGCAAGATCAGAGGAGACGGCTCTACAACTCCAATATAATGGACAAGATTGCAGATAAACTG GAGGAAGGTCTGAATGATGTTCAAGAAATCATAAAAACAGAGAAAGCATATCCAGAACGCAGACTTCGAGGAGTTTTAGAGGAGCTTAGCACAAGTTGCAG TCGATTTGTTACACTGGCAAACAAAGATCAGAATCTATCCGGAAGAACCAAGCTGGACAAAGAGAGGCTCAAGTCCTGCATGAGAGAGTTG GAGAGTATGGCTCAGCAGGCGAAGACTATCCGCTCACAGGTGAAGAGAAACACAGTTCGAGACAAACTCAAGCTAGTGTTGAATTTCCTTCACAGGCTTCGTTTCCTGGCAGATGAG CCCCAGCACAGCATCCCTGATGTGTTCATATGGATGATTAGCAACAACAAACGCATAGCGTACGCCCGCATTCCCTCCAAAGACATCCTCTACTCAATTGTTGACGAAGAGATGGGAAAGGACTGTGGGAAAGTTaaagctgtttttctcagg CTGCCTGGAAAGAAAGGCTTTGGGCCTGCTGGCTGGACAGTTCAGGCTAAACTGGAGATGTATTTGTGGCTGGGCTTGAACAAACAGAGGAGGGACTTCTTGAGTGGCCTCCCTAGCGGCTATGAAGAAAACAAGGCTACTAAGGGAACCGGCATTCAAGCTGTTCCTCCCATCAGCCTGGTTTATAACA TGAAGCAGGTGTTTCAGCTGAGGGCCCACATGTATCAGGCTCGCAGTCTGTTTGCTGCTGACACTAGCGGCCTGTCTGACCCTTTTGCAAGGGTTTTCTTCTCCACCCACAGCCAGGTGACAGAG GTCCTCAGTGAGACTCTTTGTCCTACATGGGATCAGTTGCTTGTGTTTGATAATGTTGAACTCTACGGTGAGGCTGGGGAACTCCGTGATGATCCACCAATCATTGTCATTGAACTGTATGACCAAGACACTGTG GGGAAAGCTGAGTTCATTGGGCGAACATTTGCAAAGCCACTAACTAAGATGGTTGATGAACACTACGGGCCGCCACGGTTTCCCCCTCAGCTGGAGTACTACCAGATCTACAGAGGAAACTGCGCTGCAGGAGATCTGTTGGCTGCTTTTGAGCTCCTGCAG ATTCCTTATGATGATGAGGAGATCAGGAGGGCCCTTATTGCTGTCCATGACTTTGCTGTACCTCAGATCAAG ATTGGTCCAGCAGGGCGGGCAGCTCTTCCTCCAATTGATGGGCCGACTGATTCTGACCGTGGACCCATTCTTCCTGTTCCATTGGGCATACGACCAGTTCTCAGCAGATATCGTATAGAG GTCCTGTTCTGGGGTCTGAGGGACCTTAAAAGAATCAATCTGGCTCAGGTGGACAGGCCTCGTGTGGACATCGAGTGTGCAGGGAAAGGAGTTCAGTCCGCCCTCATTCAGAACTACAAGAAGAATCCTAACTTCAGCACGTTAGTGAAGTGGTTTGAAGTG GATCTGCCAGAAAATGAGCTTCTTCATCCACCACTCAATATTCGGGTGGTGGACTGCAGGGCATTCGGACGCTACACCTTGGTGGGGTCTCATGCCGTGACCAGCCTTCGCAAGTTCATCTACAGCCCCCCAGACAAGACTGCTAACAACTGGGCTCACACCG CTAGACTGGCCAATGGCTACATGGCTCTCACGAATGGGACATCTCATTCCCGCCCCCACTCCCGTCCCATTTCTCATCCCTCAGGTGAAATTGTGGTCAACATGGACCCTGAACCCCACATTAAGAAGATGGACACAGTTGTCAAGATGGATGCT ACCACCGATGCTGTTGTTAAAGTAGACTTG AATGAGGatgagaaggagaaagagaaaaagaaaaagaagaaaaagaaaggcgAAGAAGTGGACGAGGAGGAGCCGGATGAGAGCATGTTGGACTGGTGGTCCAAATACTTTGCCTCAATAGAGACTATGATGGAG AATCTCAGAGCCCAGGAGGCTGCTCTGGCAGAGGCAGAGGAAAGAGAAGATTTGGAGATAGCAGCAGAGAGTGCAG AGATCAAAGCTGATGACTTTCCTATGAAAGGCACCAAACCCAAGGAGAAGAGCAAAGACAAGAAGAGCTCCAAGGACAAAAAGAAGAACCACGATGGCACAGATAAACGACCTCCAAAACCAAAAGTTGATGAACTCATG GTGTACAATAAAGAGCTGGAGAGTGAGTTTGGTAGCTTTGAGGACTGGCTCCACACCTTCAACCTGTTTAGAGGAAAGGCTGGAGATGACATTGACCACAATGTGGTTGATGATGACAGGATTGTGGGCAGATTCAAG GGCTCCCTCTGTATGTATAAACTCCCACTGTCTGAGGAGATCATCAGGGACGCAGGATTTGACCCAAACATGGGCATGTTCCAAAGTATTCCTCACAATGACCCTATCAATGTTCTCATAAGGATTTATATCATTAGA GCCACAGATCTGCATCCCGCGGATATAAATGGTAAAGCAGATCCTTATATAGTCATTCGATTGGGAAAGTCAGAGATTCGGGACAAGGAGAACTACATATCCAAGCAACTAAATCCTGTCTTTGGAAA ATCGTTCGACATAGAGGCTACGTTCCCAATGGAGTCCATGCTGACGGTTGCAGTATATGACTGGGATTTGGTTGGAACTGACGACCTGATTGGTGAGACTAAGATCGATTTGGAGAACCGATACTACAGCAAACACAGAGCCACATGTGGCATTGCATCCAACTACTCTGT CCATGGTTACAATGTATGGCGTGACCCTCAGAAGCCAACCCAGATCCTTGCTAAGTTGTGCAAAGAAGCTAAACTGGATGGACCCAATTATGGACCTGGTGGGAAGGTCAAAGTTGCAAACCGCATCTTTCTTGGGCCAACAGAAATTGAAGATGAGAGCG GTCTGAAGAAGCAGACTGAAGAACACTTGGCTCTTACGGTTCTTAGGCATTGGGAAGAGATCCCACGTGTTGGTTGCAAACTCATCCCTGAGCATGTGGAGACCAGACCGCTCCTCAACCCAGACAAGCCAGGCATAGAGCAG GGAAGGATTGAAATGTGGGTGGACATGTTTCCTATGGATGTACCAGCACCAGGACCAGCCATTGACATATCACCACGCAAACCAAAGAG ATATGAGCTCAGGGTGATAATATGGAATACTGACGAGGTAATTCTGGAAGACGATGATTACTTCACAGGGGAAAAGTCCAGTGACATTTTTGTGAGGGG TTGGCTAAAAGGACAGCAGGAGGACAAACAGGACACAGATGTGCATTATCACTCTCTAACTGGGGAAGGAAACTTCAACTGGCGCTTTGTTTTCCCTTTTGACTATCTCATGGCTGAGGAGAAGATAGTCATCTCTAAGAAGGAATCCATGTTTTCCTGGGATGAGACCGAGTACAAGATTCCTGCTCGACTCACCCTTCAAGTATGGGATGCTGACCATTTCTCCGCAGATGACTTCCTGG GTGCGATTGAGCTGGACTTGAATAAGTTTCCCCGTGGGGCAAAAACAGCTAAGCAGTGCTCTCTCAACATGGTTCTCAAAGAGCATGAGCTGCCAACCATCTCCATCTTCAAACAGAAAAGAGTGAAGGGCTGGTGGCCATTTGTGGCCCGGGATGAGAATGATGAATTTGAGCTCACA GGGAAAGTGGAGGCAGAGCTCCATCTGTTGACAGCGGAGGAGGCAGAGAAAAATCCAGTCGGCCTTGGGCGGAATGAACCTGAACCACTTGAGAAACCAAA TCGTCCAGACACCAGTCTAATGTGGTTCATGAACCCTCTGAGGTCCATACGATACTTCATTTGGCACAACTACCGCTGGCTGATCCTGAAGGCTCTGgccctgctgctcctcctcctcctcgttgGGCTCTTCCTCTACTCTATTCCTGGATACTTGGTCAAGAAACTCCTAGGGGCATGA